Genomic window (Lycium barbarum isolate Lr01 chromosome 2, ASM1917538v2, whole genome shotgun sequence):
tccattccataacCCCTTAAGAAAGTGTTCACTCCTAGAAAACTAGAAGTTTTTTACTAACTTTTTCCTAATTAAatgcctagaaaaaaaaaagcttaatgattcttgattatataAATGAGGGCCATTTTGGAAGAAgaagatcaatttcttcttgaaattctagaacatcacttattttgaaataaaatgaaaagcctaaaaaatcacttattatggaatggagggagtactttaTATTTATGACAAATAATAAAGGAAAAAGGACTAAAAATGCCCCTCAACTATGCGAAATAGAATAAATTTACCCTTCGTTTGAGTTTGATCTTAAATTGCCCTCAACTATGGGAAATAGAACAAATTTGCCCTCCATTTAAATTTGGCCCCAAATATGCCCTTATCTTGAAGAACATTGCTCAAATTTGTCCATTAAAATTAACGGACCTTGCCATAAATAAAAgcacagcttaccgaggacatgaccctgGACAGGAGGGTGTGGAGGTCGAGTATAGGGGTAGAGGGCTAATAGGTTGCCGTGTAGATTTTTTTCCGTACTAGGAGTATTAGTATCTGTTTACACTTGCTTATTTTTACAACCAAATTGTTTCTTTCACTTTGTTTATCTTATTATCTTGTTGCTCTTACTGCCTATTATTACTATTGTCTTTGCATCTCTTCTTGAggtgagggtctatcggaaacatcCTGAAGGTAAGGTAAGATCCGCATTCGCTCTACTCTCCCCAGATCCCagctggtgggattatactgggtatgttgtttgtttgttgttgCCATAAATAAAAGCACAACGCAAGAACGACTACAGCTACCCTTGCCATAATTAACAAAATGAGCTTGATCTCTCAAGTCATACATTGTTTAACAAATAGGGTAGACGTTCAGGATTTTGCTCTCTACTGGTTTTATATTGTCTCCCATTGTAGGTAGACCATAACAGTAAGTGAAGAAAAAATTGAAGTTGGCCATATTTGTATAAAACCCAACTTCGATAGAACTATACAGAATTAGCTAATACACAGAACATACATCTCAAGAGAGCTGCACACCTAAAAGTAAAACATGAAATGGAGAAAAACAATGAACTATATAAATCCGACAGACTTATCCTAATAAGTAATTCAAATGAAATCTGTACATTAAAAGATCAATCCTGAATGCGAAAGGGAAAAGATTGCATTATTGAAGTTAGAACTTGACCCTCCTGTTTACGAAAATCCCTGCACCTAACGTCTGCACCCAAGAAATGTGATTCTCCTAAAATCACCTATTAATACCAGCAAAAACTTTGCATGTTTGCCTTTGGCGCACCATGCAGTAGTATCATCAAACAGCTTAGTCTATTCCCTTCTGTGGTCTATCTGATATTCATACTTCCCATCCGACAGCTACTGTCTTCTTAGAGCACAATCCAAGTTTTATAGCTGAAGAAAAAACCGAGACTCCTTCATTTTGGTTCACTGGGAATTTTCAGGTGTAACAGCAACTATGTACACTGGTGTCTTTAAATTATATGTTTAAACTGTCAGGTACATCAACAACTAAGCTTTGTTCACATCTTAAACCGGAAGATTATCCAACGTGTATCCATCGAAGCCAAATTCAGTTTCAACTGGGCCAACACTTCCTTGCTGTTGCATATGCAAATTATCCAAATTAGGAACGAGAGCTTATTCATGAACTACAAAAGTTGATTAATCTATCTTCGTTAAGGATAACAAATTAGAACTCACCTGTTTTAGGAAGGCACTCATGAGGTCATCCTGTCCAAATTGCTCCGGGAAAATGGTATTCTGATAGTCTGCGTCGGGAAATCTTTCGGCTTTAACAGCAAGCATATTCCCACCAACAGAGTTAAGTTGTTGTCCACCCATAGGATTAGAATGTCCAGTTTCTTCCCCATTGGAGTACATTGGTTTCCCAATAGGAGCATTTCTGTTTTGTCCACTGTTGTGTGTAGAAGAAATCCCTCGTTGAAGTAACAATTGTGATGACACACCCTGAGTTCCCTGTATACTTGGATGATGAGAGGCGTCATAGGTTGAACCAACATTCTGTAAACCCCAGTTCTGCGATTTTGGCTGATGGAGTTCGTTGAAAATATCATAATTAGAAGGGAAACCTCTAGATCCTTTGATATCAGAGTTCACTTCTTGCTGAAGCATCCCTCGATTAGTCAAAGAGGACATCCCTGAACTATTACTCCCAAGAGAAAAGTTGTAGCTTTGCAACTCCTTGCTTTGATTTACCGAGAAATCTACCATTGAAGATCCTTGGGAGACTGGATTGTACACACTTCCTCGTGCATTGTCAACAATACCACTCTGTGCTAGGACCGCACCAGGTATCCCCTCTGACGACAAAGATTGCTGCATGGACAATGGAAGCCTCGAAACTTGACTGCCATTATTTGCTCCATTTAGCATTTGAGCCCTTGGTTGTGATTGGGACATTCGCCTAAGCAGAGAATTATTATGTTGTGTCGTGGAGTTCACTTGCATATTCATACCCACAAAGGTCTGGGAAGGCTGGTGCAAATTTGCAAGCTGCTTCGGTTCCATGGTGGTTGGGATTCCATGCAGCAAGTCGATTTGCTTATTGCTATTATTCAGTTGTTGCCCTTCTGGAAATATCAACTTGGAATTTTCGAAGCTGAAAAGGTTTCTTTGATCTACTAGGGGCATAGCtatggcagattttgtagcagaTCTACCGAGGGCCGCTGCTTGGAGGGTAGCAAGACTTTGTGCAGGGATTTGACCGGCGGCAGCAATAGCTTGAAGATCAAGCCCATTGAGGGAAGATATTGTGCCAAAGGTTGGGTCTGGGCGTCCCATGAATGAGTTGTTCAGTCCATTTTGGTGCTGTGATACACCACTCAACCTTCTGAGATACAACCGATATTTCTGCAGAAAATGATTGCACCCATTGAGTGCTCCACTAAAGAGATTAAGCAAACTTTTTTGTACTACGCAATGCAAAACAAGTACAAGACAGACTTCGGGCAATTACACTTCCTGGGCATGACACTGTAAAAAGGTAAGAAGTAAAAGTCTTAAATTACCTGAAGGTGGCTAGCAACATTTTCTCTGGTTAGTCCAGAAACATTCATCAGTTCCAAGATTTTCTTGGGAACGGCCTCTGCATTCATATCCAATGTTGAAACGTTAGCGTGGGCGAATAAAACAACAAATATGTAGATAAGTACTCATTTAGATTTCACATAGACCAAGTTGTACAGTAAAAGACAGCACAACAAAATTGTATGACTGCTTATAACAAGATTAAATAGTGAAACAGACTTTAAAAAGTAGGACACTCaagttttttttgtttatttttcttttccagtCATTTTTCGTTCCTTCCAATTtcattctttttccttttcttttccaaCACTTCTAATCATTTCTTCCATTATATACAGTTGTTATTTCattgtttctttcttctttgtttctctcttctttcttttagCATATCATACTGAGAAAATTCAACATTATCCCAGAAGTTTCATTAACGACCCCACCATTGAAAAGGCTGTGGTAGCCCTTTCTGATCAAAATACAGAGAACTTCGGAGCAGAGGACGCAGATGATGAAGTCGATCCCCCTCTTTACTCTATTCCGACATCGCTAAACGACTATCCTATTGAAAACTCCATGGATTTTGAAATCTCTTCCTTCTCTGGCAGCGAGACACACTCGTTAGTTCTGCATGACGGGTTAAATAATGGGAATTGTTTAATCAACACACCTATGGTAATCGAGACTTCTCACTGGACCAAGCTGTTTATGGCTAAGGCTTGCAAAGCCTTTGGAGTTAATTTGGCTGGATTCGAGCACGAGATGTTCGATATGATTCTCAGGATGGAACAGAGAAGACAAGCTCAATTAATGctacaaaaagaaaagaagaatggGGGAAGGAGCTCTGCAAAGAAAGGGGTAAGAGAGGCCAGGAATATGGAATGCACTGTTACTTATGAAAAAGGGGAAGGATCAGCTAGGGGCAGGTTTCAAAAAGCTTTCTCTGAATGAAATTAAAACTTATTAGCTGGAACGTGAGGGGGCTCAACGATATGAGCAAAAGGAGTACTATAAGGGCTCTTATGCAAAAATGGAAACCAGACATTTTGTGCTTGCAAGAGACCAAAACAGATGGCTGTCCAGTGGCTACTATCACACAAATTTGGGGTTCTAGATGGGTTGGTTGGGCTGAGTTGAGGGCTCGTGGTACTAGAGGAGGCGTAATTATTATATGGGACAAGAGACAATGGAACTGCTTGACTCCCATCAAGGTCAGTTTACTATCACAACTATGTTGGAAGGGGTGCATTCTAATTTTAGGTTTTGCTTTACTGGAGTTTATGGACCCCACACTAATTGGGAGAGGGCTGAATTATGGGAGGAACTGGCTGATGTTAGAGGATTACGGGATGAAGGCTGGGTGGTTGGTGGGGACTTCAATGTTTGTAGATTCGAGAATGAAAGATACAATTGCATCAGGAGATCCAGGGCAATGAGTGCTTTCTCTGATTTCATTCAAGATATGGGACTGATTGACCTTCCTCTTCAAGGGACATTCTACACTTGGACCAGGAATGCTGATTTTCTTCAAGCCTCCAGAATTGATAGGTTTCTTGTCTCTTCTGAATGGAGTGATCACTTTGGGGTTATTTCCCAAAAAGCTCTGCCCAAAGTTGTCTCTGATCATTGCCCTATAGCGTTAGAATGTGGGGATTGGACATCTGAACCTTCCTACTTTAAGTTTGAGAACATGTGGTTGCAACATGAAGGATTTGGTGATCTGGTGAAACAGTGGTGGCAGGGGTATGAAGTGAATGGATCCTCAGATTTTGTGCTTTCTCAGAAGCTCAGAATGCTCAAAAAGGACCTGGTCACTTGGAACAAGGAAGTATTTGGTAGCGTCAACACTAAGATCAACAAGGCTTTGGAGGAGCTGCAAATGTTGGATCAGGTTGCTGAAAATAGAGTGTTGACTCAAGACGAGACTAACAAATCCTTGACACTAAAATTGGAACTTCAACAACTAGCCAAGGCTGAGGAAATCTCATGGAGGTAGAAATCTAGATGCTTGTGGTTGAAGGAAGGGGATAGAAACACTAAGTACTTTCAGCGAATTGCCAATTCTCATAGGAGGTACAACTGTATCGACAGGCTGCAAGTGGCTGATGACATTATTGAGGATAAAGAACATATTAAGCAAGTGATCTTGGACTTCTACCAAGAACTATACTCTGAGAATGAAGAATGGAGGCCTACCGCTGATTTTGAAGGTCTGAATTGTCTTGACAATGAAGACAAAGAAACCTTAGAATGTtcttttgaagaagaagaaatcctCAATGCTATCAACTCTTGTGCTCCAGATAAGAGTCCTGGACCTGATGGATTTACTATGGCTTTTTTTCAGAAATGCTGGTCCACCATCAAGCAGGATGTCATGAACACCTTCAATCATTTCCACACCAACTGTCATATGGTGAAATCCTTTACTGCCTCATTCATAGCCCTTATCCCTAAAAGGAAAGGGGCAATTGAACTAAAGGACTTCAGACCCATCAGCTTGATAGGCAGTGTGTACAAGATAGTGGCTAAAGTGCTCTCTGAAAGACTCAAAAGGGTAATATGGAAGTTGGTCTCAGGCTATCAAAATGCATTCATAAAAGGTAGACAGATAACTGATGCTTCCCTTATTGCCAATGAAGTATTAGATTGGAGACTAAAAAGTGGTATTCCTGGTCTGCTTTTTAAACTGGACATAGAAAAGGCTTTTGACAAACTTAACTGGAAATACCTAATCTCTATTTTGAGGCAAATGGGATTTGGAGACAGGTGGATCAGATGGATCAGGTTCTCCTTTTCTACTGTTAAATACTCTGTTCTTATCAACAGGAGTCCAGTTGGATTTTTTTCTCCCAAGAGAGGAATAAGGCAAGGGGATCCTCTGTCCCCTTTCCTTTTTATCATAGCAATGGAGGGACTTAGCAGGATGCTTGACAAGGCAAAAGAACTTCACTGGTTGGAGGGATTTGATGTGGGCAACAGGATTGGTCAATCAATCTCTATCTCTCACCTACTATTTGCTGATGATACCCTTATATTTTGTGGTGCTGAGAGGTCCCAGGTTCAACATCTTAATATTACCTTAATGATCTTTGAGGCTAAATCTGGACTTCATATCAATATGTCTAAGAGTGTAATCTATCCAGTGAATATGGTTAATGGTTTGGAAGATCTAGCCGAGATAATGTGTTGCAGTACAAGGACCTTCCCAACTACCTATCTGGGACTTCCTCTGGGTGCTAGCTACAAATCTGTTGAAGCTTGGAATGGGGTggttgaaaattttgaaaaaggatTGGCCTCTTGGCAACAACAATATCTCTCTCTCGGAGGCAGAATTACACCGATCAACAGTGTATTGGACAGCATCCCAACTTATTTCATGTCCTTATTTCCCGTACCTGGTGAAGTCTTGAAGCAGCTTGACAGGCTTAGGTGCTTATTCTTATGGGATGACAAGGATGAGAACCATAAACTTCATTTGGTGAATTGGGACAAGGTCACCATCCCAAAATCTCTTGGTGGGCTAGGAGTGAAGGATTTGGCACTCCATAGCAAAAGCATGCTTATGAAATGGCATTGGATGTACAACCAAGAGAATATGGGATTGTGGAAAGAAGTGGTCCAGGCTAAATATGGAAATGATAGCCATTGGGTTTCTAATCTCAGCAGATCACCTCATGGCTGCGGATTGTGGAAAGAAATTAGGAAGTTGTGGACTGATTTTTCTTCTAACTCATCTTTACATGTAGGCAATGGGAACCGCATCCGCTTCTGGGAAGACAACTGGCTAGGGCAGAACCCCTTGAAGGAGCTCTATCCTATGATTTTTTCCATTGCCTCTAATCCTAACTCTACTGTCTCTCAAAACTGGGAGGGGCATACTTGGTGCCCCAACTTGAGAAGGAACCTGAATGATTGGGAATTTGATGAACTTGCAGCGCTTCTGGGAAGATTGCATCCCAATGTTGTTAACCCACTGAGAAATGACACGCTCAAATGGGGCACTAGCATGGATGGATCATACTCAGTTAAGGCTAATTATCAGCTCTTGAATTCCAACAAAATTCTGATTGACCAGTGGCCATGGAAGGTCAAATTGCCCCCCAAGATCAGCGCTTTCTGCTGGATAGCTTTGAACAACTCTTGTTCCACTATAGATAACCTTAACAGGAAAGGCTTCAATACAGTTAACAGATGCTACATGTGTTTGAACAGGCTTGAAACTGTTAACCACCTTTTTTTGCACTGCCCGATTGCTAGAGACATTTGGACAATGTTTTTCTCCCTTTTTGGCCTCCAGTGGGTTTTGCCAAATAGTCTCAGGGAAGTTTTTGTAAGTTGGGGCAATTGGAAAGTTGAGAAGTCCATCAGAAGAATCTGGTCTATGGTTCCCGCTGTTGTTGTGTGGGGTTTATGGACAGAAAGGAACCAAAGATGTTTTGATGGCATCGCAACTAACAGCTCCAATATTAAAGGCAGATGCCTAGTCTTACTTTTTAGTTGGGTTAACCATACTCCCTTGTATGACCCTGATCAATTCTTGGATTTTGTCAGCTCTCTAGTTTTATGATAGATTTTTATTTTTGCCTTTTATAGAGCTGACTTTCCTACTTTTGTAAATCTCGCATCCCCTGGATGCCTTGTTATTAATATACCACttatttcatcaaaaaaaaaaaatttaacctaTAATTGATGCTCTGTCGCGTTAACTCTATtatacttcctttttttttttttttgaaactggtaaagtTAACTCTATTATACTTTCTGTTACTTCTTAACTACTTCAACTGCAATAGCCGTCAAAGAAAGGTACAAAATTATCTGATAATGATTGGAGTAACAATAGATAGAATCATATCAACTTTTTTGTTAACACTTAACAAATTTGATAGGACCGAGTAAGTGACATCTGAACAAACCAAAATTAACCTGTTTGCAACTAAGCCTCAATTCCAAGCTAGTTGGAGTTGGCAAATAGAGAAAGATGCATGAAACCATAAAAAACTATcaagaaaagaaatgaaaaagaCAATATTCTGCATTGAATAGAATTAGGTATAGGGAAAACAGCTATAGATTAACTTTGCTGGAACAACATCTCTAAATTGAATACTTCCCCTTCACCGTCCAGCCAAGACTGGGGGGGAATAGGCACGAGGCGGCAAAAGAAATCAATGTTAGGTTAGGGTAATGGATAATTCAACTGAAAAGAACTCTTTCTACCAGTTGAAAGGTCATATCTCTATTCAGTTCTCACTTCCAGAAACCAAGCAACACAAAAACTGGGAATCTTTACAAGTAAGCTCATACTGAAAAAGCACTTAAGGGAGAACCCACCCATATACAACAAGCGGGAAATGTGTTAACAGATTACAAGACAAGCACCCCCAAAAATGAGGTAAATGGCATGTGTAGTTAAAATAAACATCCAGAACATACAAAGCAACAAGGGTATATGTTAACAAGATAAGAGGTCAAACATATAGCAAACAGAAGAGAAAATGGTCATACTGTCAATTCCAAGTTGATGCACAGCTTGTACAAATTGCTGATGAAGCTCCACTGACCAAACGACACGTGGCTTCTTTAGTGTGGATTGATCATCCCTATCTTCAGCgtcttcttcctcttcctttcttttcttagagTTTTTCCAGTTTCCTTCATTAGCTGAAGATGAGTAATCAGCATCTTCTGATGGTTTCTGCTGCCGATCTCCCTCTTCCACACTTCCTGATTGATCGAAATTGTTATCCTTCCACTCATGTTTCTTTTTACGAACAACATGCTGCCAAATATTCTTTAGTGCCTCAATCCGCACCGGTTTGATTAGATAATCATATGCACCATGAGTAACTCCTTTCATAACCACATCCTTACTATCATCCGCCGACATCACTAACCAATACAAATCCACCAATTAGTACAAATCAATCGTTATGGACATCACAGTTCTTAACTAAATAAAAACAGCGATACTCACTTATAACAGGCAGGTCCATCTCCAAACCAATGTGCTCAAGAAGTTTGAAACCATCCATGTCTGGCATATGTACATCACTTATAACAATGTCAAACCCATTCTTGTTTTCCCGGAGCAACGATAGTGCAAtctcagccctattacacttggTCACTGCAACATACAATAAGCAACAAATCAATTGCAAGAGtaacaaaaagaaaataattaagtTTACTTTACCTTGAAAATTATCATCTAAATTTTACTAGAATTACATCCAAACAGAGATCTAAAACCACCTCTCTCCCAGCATAAATtcataataatctcataaaaacCAAATCTTGAATCAATAATCAAACTCACACATCATATTATACCACAACAAACTAGTAATACAGACTTAAACTTACCAAAAAAGATAACAATCAAAACTTAAAACATTTCTAATAAATGGTCAACTATAGGAAACAAAGTTACAAACTTTTCAAGAATTGGATATAATACCTTCATAGTGGCAGTTCCTTAACATCTTTTCCAAGATCCTTAAACAAGTAGGGTCATCATCAACTACAAGTACCCTTAAGCCTACTGGAAACTGATCTGAAACCACATCACCAGACTTCCAAGAACCAGTAGAACTAGGCACAGTACCAATATTCATTATTTCTCACAATTTTCAACAACAATACATCAACAGAAAGAACCCCAAATTGACAAACAGTAGTATAGTAACAGTAGATATCAATCTCCACATATGTAAACAGTCATATTATAGACTATAGTACCAAAAATGAACAAAAAAGCTACAAAAACACAACAGAAAGAGACAGAAGAAAGTTGTTAATGGAACAAGAAAGCAACAGAAAGAACATAAAGAGGGAATTTAGGAGATTAAAAGTTGGATTTATATATTTTGTGTTATGCATAAGAGATTGAACTCTTGGATGTGTAAATTTTTCTGTACTTGCTTTTGGGGTTTATCTTATTTTTACATTTATTCTTTTAatggtttgtttttttttttctttccatatATGATGGTGGGTCTTCGAATCCAGCTCATACATGAGTTTAAGAAACCCCATGCCAGCCCAAAATgagtattttattttatatattttttaatactTAGATAGCATAGGTAGATTTATATTATTTACTTACTTTTTGTTTTTTGTGTGATGAACCATCATACCTTGAGTTCTTAGCCTAAGATTAGTGTTATTTTCTTAGAGCCTGGTTGGATgagcttaaaataagcagcttataagctgaaaacaacttataagttaaaaaaaataagttggggtaggccaacttattttttttgccttataagctgaaaacagcttataagctgctttaaataagctaagtcaaatgggttcaattatttttttgggcttattttatgcacaaaatgactttaagctggccagccaaacactcaaaaaagctgaaaacagcttataagcaacttataagccaatccaaacgggctcttattcATATTtgatatttataaatatattgtACATGCCTAATATTGTATCCTTTAATTTGTCCGTCCCaaattatgtgatatagtttaatTAGGttcggagtttaagaaagaaagacttttaaaatttatagTTTAAAACAAGTTATAAATATTTTTGTAGAAATGTATCATTATTTTCAGGACAGATTTAAAAGGACAGCGTACCACataggacagagggagtactaaaattcaatttttagtttaagattttttctttttcattaatGCTTATATCACGTAAAAGATCATCATACTTTCAATACTTGGTTAAAGATTACTGGGTAAAAGACCACCATTCTTTCACACAACTGGAACACCTATTTATTAACTTATAATGGTTAATTATGTAAGCCTTCTCGTATATTAGTGTTAATGGAATATGCTTCATCCACTAGTTTTAAAAAACTAATTCTTTCATTATTCTATTTGTAACtatttgtctttttctttttcttttcttgtttttgaGGTTCACGTAGTCCTTGCTTAGTAGCAGGAAAAATCCCGTGGTAACTAAATTACATTTTCAAATTTCAACTATAATATGTTCCCTTCTATTTACAGGActccattattgttattattattattaatttttattATGATTACTattattcttcttcttattattgttgttatgtaAATCCTTGCTAGTTGCTTTTATGAAAATAAGGCATCGAGCCAAATTGGAGAACATGTTTCTAACATCACGAGACTGACAAGTTGCTTGTTTAGTTATAATACTAACCTTCTCTTTCCTTTTCATTGCTTCTTTTAAGTGAGTTATTAATTATGATTTATTTAAGGTTGAATTATGTAAATAGTTGTAGATCTAATTAAGACAGATACTAGAGTATAAAAAAGAGCCAATCAAACTGCTGAAGTAGTGTCAAATCAGATCTTCACTTAACTCAATAATCTCCTAATAATTAGGAGTTCTTGGTTGAATTAGAGATATTGGAGTAAATATTCAGTTAACTATCTTGGTAATAATATTTTCCTTCTACTTCACAGCCTACTTCATACCTTATAAATCTATTTTTCTATATATgtggtatttatttatttaaactgAAATGTAACCGGTAATAAATTCTATTACATGCTTTCAAAGGAAAAATGAAAATCTAATGAAGGTAACTTGTTTTctatacgtttttttttttttccgtttcgTACTCTTTTTCTGTTAGTGGATATAAATAAATATGAATAAATATAcaaatatcaataaattaaattaaaaagaagCTGGTTGCCAATTTGCCATGTTGAGTAATGTCAAAATTAGGTGTTAAGCACATGAGTAGACAAATTATTTTGCATCCCTCCGAGATCGATTCACATATGCCCCAATTGCTATTTTTCAATATTTCGTATAAGAAACTCTTGCAACATGTTGTGCAatctttaattaattattttctcCTGTTTCTTGTTTTTTCTAATACTTATAAACATATTTAAAATGTTAAGTCATCAGATGTGAATAAGGATGGCTGAATGAGATCAATGGTCTAAAGTTAAACTTTAAGAAGAGACATTAAAATGTGTGTCCAAATTAGTTGTCATGTTTCGTTTTTCAAGGATTAAAATGTAAATTTTGATCAATATTctaaaatataatatttttatcaaATTGGCATGAGAAATGTTGTAACTTGTTGTAGTACTTTTTCATAGGTATTTTGAATAGATAAGAGCAGTTGCTTAGATGGTCAACACTCCCCAGCTGAGTTACCAAAGGAACAATAGCTCCAACAAACGGGAACAAAGGGAGggaataaaaaaaatagtttttgaatatttatattttaattataaaatattgAGTTATCCAATTTAATTTCACTTCAATAATTAGTCAAAATGACTTTCAACAAATTGAAGCATGACAACattatggaacggagggagtatgcaAGAAAATAGTGTTGTTGTCCCCTTTTTGTGGTTATTTATAATGTAGTACTCTTACAAAACGTAATAAATTATTTAACTTTCacataataatattattatttatattaAACAGGTTAATTCGAGCTAATAAAATGTTAACCATATGTTTATATTACGTAATCTCCTTGTTATAAAGAAATCAATTTACTAACATGAAGTTTTGCTCGCTGCTTTT
Coding sequences:
- the LOC132626657 gene encoding two-component response regulator ARR2-like, which gives rise to MNIGTVPSSTGSWKSGDVVSDQFPVGLRVLVVDDDPTCLRILEKMLRNCHYEVTKCNRAEIALSLLRENKNGFDIVISDVHMPDMDGFKLLEHIGLEMDLPVIMMSADDSKDVVMKGVTHGAYDYLIKPVRIEALKNIWQHVVRKKKHEWKDNNFDQSGSVEEGDRQQKPSEDADYSSSANEGNWKNSKKRKEEEEDAEDRDDQSTLKKPRVVWSVELHQQFVQAVHQLGIDKAVPKKILELMNVSGLTRENVASHLQKYRLYLRRLSGVSQHQNGLNNSFMGRPDPTFGTISSLNGLDLQAIAAAGQIPAQSLATLQAAALGRSATKSAIAMPLVDQRNLFSFENSKLIFPEGQQLNNSNKQIDLLHGIPTTMEPKQLANLHQPSQTFVGMNMQVNSTTQHNNSLLRRMSQSQPRAQMLNGANNGSQVSRLPLSMQQSLSSEGIPGAVLAQSGIVDNARGSVYNPVSQGSSMVDFSVNQSKELQSYNFSLGSNSSGMSSLTNRGMLQQEVNSDIKGSRGFPSNYDIFNELHQPKSQNWGLQNVGSTYDASHHPSIQGTQGVSSQLLLQRGISSTHNSGQNRNAPIGKPMYSNGEETGHSNPMGGQQLNSVGGNMLAVKAERFPDADYQNTIFPEQFGQDDLMSAFLKQQGSVGPVETEFGFDGYTLDNLPV